Proteins encoded by one window of Xanthomonas sp. DAR 80977:
- the recO gene encoding DNA repair protein RecO, producing the protein MLIEHEPAFVLHARPWRETSLLVEVLSARYGRLGVLARGVQGPKNQPLRAALQPLQSIRFSAQRRGELAQLRAAEALDTAPRLSGDGMLAGFYINELTLRLAPRDDPAPDLYLAYARVRARLGAEAPLAWTLRCFERDLLDALGVGFDLRHDGDGEPIDPAARYVLDAEHGPRRLLSDRGHDQRSGMATGRALLALAADEMPVAEDLPGLRRGMRVVLLHHLGGRGLKSWEMLHDLAQQRRAAVAVEMPEVPEPSEAPEAPRPKAD; encoded by the coding sequence ATGCTCATCGAACACGAACCCGCCTTCGTCCTGCATGCGCGCCCCTGGCGCGAGACCAGCCTGCTGGTCGAGGTGCTGAGCGCGCGCTACGGTCGGCTGGGGGTGCTGGCGCGGGGCGTGCAGGGACCGAAGAACCAGCCGTTGCGCGCCGCGCTGCAGCCGTTGCAGTCGATCCGCTTCAGCGCGCAGCGCCGCGGCGAGCTGGCCCAGCTGCGTGCCGCCGAGGCGCTGGATACGGCGCCGCGCCTGAGCGGCGACGGCATGCTCGCCGGGTTCTACATCAACGAACTGACCCTGCGCCTGGCGCCGCGCGACGACCCTGCGCCTGACCTGTACCTGGCCTACGCGCGGGTGCGTGCGCGGCTCGGCGCGGAGGCGCCGCTGGCGTGGACGCTGCGCTGCTTCGAGCGCGACCTGCTGGACGCCCTGGGCGTGGGCTTCGACCTGCGCCACGACGGCGACGGCGAGCCGATCGACCCGGCCGCGCGCTACGTGCTGGATGCCGAGCACGGCCCGCGCCGCCTGCTCAGCGACCGCGGCCACGACCAGCGCAGCGGCATGGCCACCGGCCGCGCGCTGCTGGCGCTGGCTGCCGACGAGATGCCGGTGGCCGAGGATCTGCCCGGCCTGCGCCGCGGCATGCGCGTGGTGCTGCTGCACCACCTCGGCGGGCGCGGCCTGAAATCGTGGGAGATGCTGCATGACCTGGCCCAGCAGCGCCGCGCTGCAGTGGCTGTGGAAATGCCGGAGGTGCCCGAGCCGTCGGAAGCGCCTGAAGCGCCCAGGCCAAAGGCCGATTGA
- the era gene encoding GTPase Era, translated as MNEQAPPYRSGSVAVIGRPNVGKSTLTNALVGAKVSIVSNRPQTTRHRLLGIASFPEGQLVLVDTPGLHREQKRAMNRVMNRAARGSLEGVDAGLLVIEAGRWDEEDTLAFNVLSDSGIPVVLVVNKVDRLKDKTALLPFLQQVSDGRSFAAVHPISALKRKGLEALVRDLLALVPEAPAMFGEDEITDRSQRFLAGELVREQLMRQLGEELPYATTVEIERFAEDGALLRIGAVIWVEREGQKAIVIGKGGTRLKDIGAKARQQMERLFGAKVFLETWVRVREGWSDDEAALKAFGYGE; from the coding sequence GTGAACGAGCAAGCGCCTCCTTACCGCAGCGGCAGCGTGGCCGTGATCGGCCGCCCCAACGTGGGCAAGTCCACCCTGACCAACGCCCTGGTGGGCGCCAAGGTCAGCATCGTCTCCAACCGGCCGCAGACCACGCGGCACCGGTTGCTGGGCATCGCCAGCTTCCCCGAGGGGCAACTGGTGCTGGTCGACACCCCCGGCCTGCACCGCGAGCAGAAGCGCGCGATGAACCGGGTCATGAACCGCGCCGCGCGCGGCTCGCTGGAAGGCGTGGACGCCGGCCTGCTGGTGATCGAGGCCGGGCGCTGGGACGAGGAGGACACGCTGGCGTTCAACGTGCTCAGCGATTCCGGCATCCCGGTGGTGCTGGTGGTGAACAAGGTCGACCGGCTCAAGGACAAGACCGCGCTGCTGCCGTTCCTGCAGCAGGTCAGCGACGGCCGCAGCTTCGCCGCGGTGCACCCGATCTCCGCGCTCAAGCGCAAGGGCCTGGAAGCGCTGGTGCGCGACCTGCTGGCGCTGGTGCCGGAAGCGCCGGCGATGTTCGGCGAGGACGAGATCACCGACCGCAGCCAGCGCTTCCTGGCTGGCGAACTGGTGCGCGAGCAGCTGATGCGCCAGCTCGGCGAGGAACTGCCGTATGCGACCACGGTGGAGATCGAGCGCTTCGCCGAGGACGGCGCGCTGCTGCGCATCGGCGCGGTGATCTGGGTCGAGCGCGAGGGCCAGAAGGCGATCGTGATCGGCAAGGGCGGCACCCGCCTGAAGGACATCGGCGCCAAGGCCCGGCAGCAGATGGAGCGCCTGTTCGGCGCCAAGGTGTTCCTGGAGACCTGGGTCCGCGTCCGCGAGGGCTGGTCGGACGACGAGGCGGCGCTGAAGGCGTTCGGGTACGGGGAGTAG
- the rnc gene encoding ribonuclease III has translation MASKTILRGDRIGHRFADPQLLAQALTHRSAGAPHNERLEFLGDSIVNQMIAEALYRRWPKADEGALTRARAELVREASLAGIGRQLELGERLTLGPGEMKSGGHRRDSILADAVEAVVAAIYLDAGFEACRAVILPWFETALAALPVGKAEKDAKTRLQEWLQARQRTLPSYELISETGDDHAKLFRVRCVLAEPALVTEGEGTSRRLAEQQAAAAAIEQLDSSK, from the coding sequence GTGGCGAGTAAAACCATCCTGCGCGGCGACCGCATCGGTCACCGCTTCGCCGACCCGCAGCTGCTGGCGCAGGCGCTGACCCATCGCAGCGCCGGCGCGCCGCACAACGAGCGGCTGGAGTTCCTCGGCGACAGCATCGTCAACCAGATGATCGCCGAGGCGCTGTACCGGCGCTGGCCCAAGGCCGACGAAGGCGCGCTGACCCGCGCCCGCGCCGAACTGGTGCGCGAGGCCTCGCTGGCCGGCATCGGCCGCCAGCTGGAGCTGGGCGAGCGGCTGACCCTGGGGCCGGGCGAGATGAAGTCCGGCGGCCATCGCCGCGATTCGATCCTGGCCGACGCGGTCGAGGCGGTGGTCGCGGCGATCTACCTGGACGCCGGTTTCGAGGCCTGCCGTGCGGTCATCCTGCCCTGGTTCGAGACGGCGCTGGCCGCACTGCCGGTAGGCAAGGCCGAGAAGGACGCCAAGACCCGCCTGCAGGAATGGCTGCAGGCCCGGCAGCGGACGCTGCCGAGCTACGAACTGATCAGCGAAACCGGCGACGACCACGCCAAGCTATTCCGGGTACGCTGCGTACTCGCCGAGCCTGCCCTCGTCACCGAGGGCGAGGGCACCTCGCGACGGCTGGCCGAACAACAGGCCGCCGCCGCCGCCATCGAGCAACTGGATTCGAGCAAGTGA
- a CDS encoding DUF4845 domain-containing protein: MKHKQSGMTLTSFVIVLAVVGFFAYIGMKLFPMYMEYYAVRSAMKGLAAEAGSGDMDPAQAKSLLFRRLDISYADNVQPDDVKLERIDSGWKMHVAYEVRKPLVANLDVVGKFDVTQDLTKRGGE, from the coding sequence ATGAAGCACAAGCAAAGCGGCATGACCTTGACCTCGTTCGTGATCGTGTTGGCGGTGGTCGGATTCTTCGCCTACATCGGCATGAAGCTGTTCCCGATGTACATGGAGTACTACGCGGTGCGCTCGGCGATGAAGGGCCTGGCTGCCGAAGCCGGCAGCGGCGACATGGATCCGGCGCAGGCCAAATCGCTGCTGTTCCGCCGTCTTGACATCAGCTATGCGGACAACGTGCAGCCGGACGACGTCAAACTCGAGCGCATCGATTCGGGCTGGAAGATGCACGTGGCCTACGAGGTGCGCAAGCCGCTGGTCGCCAACCTGGACGTGGTCGGCAAGTTCGACGTCACCCAGGACCTGACGAAACGCGGTGGCGAGTAA
- the lepB gene encoding signal peptidase I codes for MKWFEIALVLLTFATGIVWLLDKLFFARRRAARAGLLDTEPVIVDYSRAFFPVLAVVLILRSFIAEPYKIPSSSMMPNLLVGDFILVNKFAYGFRLPITNQKVIPTSEPKRGDVVVFKPPHKPDENWIKRVIGLPGDRIGFHGDTLYINGTPMKYQVRGEYVGKGKGAEMTGATLLTEYLPGRTHTELEWLDRNNPAGQGDWVVPAGQYFVMGDNRDNSEDSRFWTQTHFLPEENLRGKAFLVWLNCEGWFCSGSFDPSRIGTGIQ; via the coding sequence ATGAAATGGTTTGAAATCGCGCTGGTGCTCCTGACCTTCGCCACCGGCATCGTCTGGTTGCTGGACAAGCTGTTCTTCGCCAGGCGCCGTGCCGCGCGCGCCGGCCTGCTGGACACCGAGCCGGTGATCGTGGATTACTCGCGGGCGTTCTTCCCGGTGCTGGCGGTGGTGCTGATCCTGCGCAGCTTCATCGCCGAGCCGTACAAGATCCCGTCCAGCTCGATGATGCCGAACCTGCTGGTCGGCGATTTCATCCTGGTCAACAAGTTCGCCTACGGCTTCCGCCTGCCGATCACCAACCAGAAGGTGATCCCGACCAGCGAGCCCAAGCGCGGCGACGTGGTGGTGTTCAAGCCGCCGCACAAGCCGGACGAGAACTGGATCAAGCGCGTCATCGGCCTGCCCGGCGACCGCATCGGTTTCCACGGCGATACCCTGTACATCAACGGCACGCCGATGAAGTACCAGGTGCGCGGCGAGTACGTCGGCAAGGGCAAGGGCGCGGAGATGACCGGCGCCACGCTGCTCACCGAATACCTGCCGGGCCGCACCCACACCGAGCTGGAATGGCTGGACCGCAACAATCCGGCCGGCCAGGGCGATTGGGTGGTGCCGGCGGGCCAGTATTTCGTGATGGGCGACAATCGCGATAATAGCGAGGACAGCCGGTTCTGGACCCAGACCCACTTCCTGCCCGAGGAGAACCTGCGCGGCAAGGCGTTCCTGGTCTGGCTCAATTGCGAAGGCTGGTTCTGCAGCGGCAGTTTCGATCCCTCGCGGATCGGAACCGGTATCCAGTGA
- the lepA gene encoding translation elongation factor 4 codes for MRNIRNFSIIAHVDHGKSTLADRIIQLCGGLQAREMEAQVLDSNPIERERGITIKAQSVSLPYTAKDGQVYQLNFIDTPGHVDFSYEVSRSLAACEGALLVVDAAQGVEAQSVANCYTAVEQGLEVVPVLNKIDLPTADIARAKAEIEAVIGIDAEDAVAVSAKTGLNVDLVLEAIVHRIPPPTPRDTDKLQALIIDSWFDNYLGVVSLVRVMQGEIKPGSKILVMSTGRTHLVDKVGVFTPKRKELPALGAGEVGWINASIKDVHGAPVGDTLTLAADPAPHALPGFQEMQPRVFAGLFPVDAEDYPDLREALDKLRLNDAALRFEPESSEAMGFGFRCGFLGMLHMEIVQERLEREYNLNLISTAPTVVYEVLKTDGSVIPMDNPSKLPPLNNVEEIREPIIRANILTPPDYVGNIITLCEEKRGSQIGINYLGSQVQISYELPMAEVVLDFFDKLKSVSRGYASLDYHFLRFDAGPFVRVDTLINGDKVDALSIIVHRSHADRRGRELCEKMKDLIPRQMFDVAIQAAVGSQIISRSTVKAMRKNVLAKCYGGDVSRKKKLLEKQKEGKKRMKQVGRVEIPQEAFLAVLQMDK; via the coding sequence ATGCGGAACATCCGCAATTTCTCCATCATCGCCCACGTCGACCACGGCAAATCGACCCTGGCCGATCGCATCATCCAGCTCTGTGGCGGCCTGCAGGCGCGCGAGATGGAAGCGCAGGTGCTCGACTCCAACCCGATCGAGCGCGAACGCGGCATCACCATCAAGGCCCAGTCGGTGTCCTTGCCGTACACGGCCAAGGACGGGCAGGTCTACCAGCTGAACTTCATCGACACCCCCGGCCACGTCGACTTCTCCTACGAGGTCAGCCGCTCGCTGGCCGCCTGCGAGGGCGCGCTGCTGGTGGTCGACGCCGCGCAGGGCGTGGAGGCGCAGTCGGTGGCCAACTGCTACACCGCGGTGGAGCAGGGCCTGGAAGTGGTGCCGGTGCTCAACAAGATCGACCTGCCCACCGCCGACATCGCCCGCGCCAAGGCCGAGATCGAGGCGGTGATCGGCATCGACGCCGAGGACGCGGTGGCGGTCAGCGCCAAGACCGGGCTCAACGTGGACCTGGTGCTGGAGGCGATCGTGCATCGCATCCCGCCGCCCACGCCGCGCGACACCGACAAGCTGCAGGCGCTGATCATCGACTCGTGGTTCGACAACTACCTGGGCGTGGTCTCGCTGGTGCGGGTGATGCAGGGCGAGATCAAGCCGGGCAGCAAGATCCTGGTGATGTCCACCGGCCGCACCCACCTGGTCGACAAGGTCGGCGTGTTCACCCCCAAGCGCAAGGAGCTGCCCGCGCTGGGCGCCGGCGAAGTGGGCTGGATCAACGCCTCGATCAAGGACGTGCACGGCGCGCCGGTCGGCGACACCCTGACCCTGGCCGCCGACCCGGCGCCGCACGCGCTGCCCGGTTTCCAGGAGATGCAGCCGCGGGTGTTCGCCGGCCTGTTCCCGGTCGATGCCGAGGACTACCCGGACCTGCGCGAGGCGCTGGACAAGCTGCGCCTCAACGACGCGGCGCTGCGCTTCGAGCCGGAAAGCTCCGAGGCGATGGGCTTCGGCTTCCGCTGCGGCTTCCTCGGCATGCTGCACATGGAGATCGTGCAGGAGCGGCTGGAGCGCGAGTACAACCTCAACCTGATCTCGACCGCGCCGACCGTGGTCTACGAGGTGCTCAAGACCGACGGCAGCGTGATCCCGATGGACAACCCGTCCAAGCTGCCGCCGCTGAACAACGTGGAGGAGATCCGCGAGCCGATCATCCGCGCCAACATCCTCACGCCGCCGGACTACGTCGGCAACATCATCACCCTGTGCGAGGAAAAGCGCGGCAGCCAGATCGGCATCAACTACCTGGGCAGCCAGGTGCAGATCAGCTACGAGCTGCCGATGGCCGAGGTGGTGCTGGATTTCTTCGACAAGCTCAAGTCGGTGTCGCGCGGCTACGCCTCGCTGGACTACCACTTCCTGCGCTTCGACGCCGGCCCGTTCGTGCGCGTGGACACCCTGATCAACGGCGACAAGGTCGATGCGCTGTCGATCATCGTGCACCGCAGCCATGCCGACCGGCGCGGCCGCGAGCTGTGCGAAAAGATGAAGGACCTGATCCCGCGGCAGATGTTCGACGTGGCGATCCAGGCCGCGGTCGGCTCGCAGATCATCTCGCGCAGCACGGTCAAGGCGATGCGCAAGAACGTGCTGGCCAAATGTTATGGTGGCGACGTTTCGCGCAAGAAGAAGCTTCTGGAAAAGCAGAAGGAAGGCAAGAAGCGCATGAAGCAGGTCGGCCGCGTGGAGATCCCGCAGGAAGCCTTCCTGGCTGTGCTGCAGATGGATAAGTAG
- a CDS encoding DegQ family serine endoprotease codes for MTHRIRNHLLGVLALTLPLAACAQQPESAAPAAVAPAARAAPAPQLVAGLPDFTNLVEQVGPGVVNVETTISRKVAATRSGAGGMPDDAQIPEFFRRFFGPDGMPGQPGTPGQQGPDEDDATPGGRSMGSGFIISPDGYVLTNHHVVDGASEVKVKLTDRREFTAKVVGSDQQYDVALLKIDGRNLPTVRVGDSNTLKPGQWVVAIGSPFGLDHSVTAGIVSATGRSNPYADQRYVPFIQTDVAINQGNSGGPLLNTRGEVVGINSQIFSASGGYMGISFAIPIDLAMSAVEQIKKTGKVSRGMLGVTMQPNISDVEAKGLGLADTRGALVNGVQPGSGAAKAGIEPGDFIVAFNGQKINTREDLPPLVGMLPPGSKARVTVIRDGKPRDISVTLSELSDDGVAMGQQLPGRGGATPAPQAAESSALGISVEEIPAPVRQKLGLRADEGVQVAQVSRAVASKSQLRPGMIVLQVGRTPVSSPAQFHKLTSGAKKGDVVMLLVRAPGSPASQFIAISVD; via the coding sequence ATGACTCACCGTATCCGCAACCATCTGCTGGGCGTGTTGGCCCTGACCCTGCCGCTGGCCGCCTGCGCGCAGCAGCCCGAGTCGGCCGCGCCCGCCGCCGTGGCGCCGGCCGCGCGTGCGGCGCCCGCGCCGCAGCTGGTCGCCGGCCTGCCCGATTTCACCAACCTGGTCGAACAGGTCGGGCCGGGCGTGGTCAACGTCGAGACCACCATCAGCCGCAAGGTCGCGGCCACGCGCAGCGGCGCCGGCGGCATGCCCGACGATGCGCAGATCCCCGAATTCTTCCGCCGCTTCTTCGGGCCGGACGGCATGCCGGGCCAGCCGGGCACGCCCGGCCAGCAGGGGCCGGACGAGGACGACGCCACCCCCGGCGGGCGTTCGATGGGCTCGGGCTTCATCATCTCGCCGGACGGCTACGTGCTGACCAACCACCACGTGGTCGATGGCGCCAGCGAGGTCAAGGTCAAGCTGACCGATCGCCGCGAGTTCACCGCCAAGGTGGTCGGCAGCGACCAGCAGTACGACGTGGCGCTGCTGAAGATCGACGGCAGGAACCTGCCGACGGTGCGCGTGGGCGACTCCAACACGCTCAAGCCCGGGCAGTGGGTGGTCGCGATCGGCTCGCCGTTCGGCCTCGACCACTCGGTCACCGCCGGCATCGTCAGCGCCACCGGGCGCAGCAACCCGTACGCCGACCAGCGCTACGTGCCGTTCATCCAGACCGACGTGGCGATCAACCAGGGCAATTCCGGCGGCCCGCTGCTCAATACCCGCGGCGAGGTGGTCGGCATCAACTCGCAGATCTTCTCCGCCTCCGGCGGCTACATGGGCATCAGCTTCGCGATCCCGATCGACCTGGCGATGAGCGCGGTCGAGCAGATCAAGAAGACCGGCAAGGTCAGCCGCGGCATGCTCGGGGTGACCATGCAGCCGAACATCAGCGACGTCGAGGCCAAGGGCCTGGGCCTGGCCGACACGCGCGGCGCGCTGGTCAACGGCGTGCAGCCGGGCAGCGGCGCGGCCAAGGCCGGGATCGAGCCGGGCGACTTCATCGTTGCCTTCAACGGGCAGAAGATCAACACGCGCGAAGACCTGCCGCCGCTGGTGGGCATGCTGCCGCCGGGCAGCAAGGCGCGGGTCACCGTGATCCGCGACGGCAAGCCGCGCGACATCAGCGTGACCCTGAGCGAGCTCAGCGACGACGGCGTGGCGATGGGCCAGCAGTTGCCGGGCCGCGGCGGCGCAACGCCTGCGCCGCAGGCCGCCGAGAGCAGCGCGCTGGGCATCAGCGTGGAGGAGATCCCGGCGCCGGTGCGGCAGAAGCTCGGCCTGCGCGCCGACGAGGGCGTGCAGGTGGCGCAGGTGAGCCGCGCGGTGGCGAGCAAGTCGCAGCTGCGCCCGGGCATGATCGTGCTGCAGGTCGGGCGCACCCCGGTGTCCAGCCCGGCGCAGTTCCACAAGCTGACCTCCGGCGCGAAGAAGGGCGACGTGGTGATGCTGCTGGTGCGTGCGCCGGGCAGCCCGGCCAGCCAGTTCATCGCGATCAGCGTCGACTGA
- a CDS encoding sigma-E factor negative regulatory protein: MTDSTSIPQPEPTPGAMPPDKFELHYRQQLSALIDGELPADEARFVLRRLQHDEELSGCHERWQLCGDILRGRVCMPAPADFGERVRQAVAAEAQRADAARASAAAGSRRSWRWGGSAALAASVAAIALFMTRERLPDAAPIAPPAQVASSASPAPAAPAARIAVPQVPAAPAPADPQGDLGAAVAAAPAVAIAANRRQDAAARRGATRTQQAARSSAARAAEPARAIAAATPSRPTPALPLAPTAAGPVVAQQQQHVGDPFAHQAAPLQARPWPRSALAPAASGSEFTASFPRQGASAAFYPFEPRLPADAASAPLPQQP; the protein is encoded by the coding sequence ATGACCGATAGCACGTCCATTCCCCAGCCCGAGCCGACCCCCGGCGCCATGCCGCCGGACAAGTTCGAACTGCACTACCGGCAGCAGCTGTCCGCGCTGATCGACGGCGAGCTGCCGGCCGACGAGGCGCGCTTCGTGCTGCGCCGGCTGCAGCACGACGAGGAGCTGTCCGGTTGCCACGAGCGCTGGCAGCTGTGCGGCGACATCCTGCGCGGCCGCGTCTGCATGCCGGCGCCGGCCGATTTCGGCGAGCGCGTGCGCCAGGCGGTGGCGGCCGAGGCGCAGCGCGCCGACGCCGCGCGCGCCAGCGCCGCCGCCGGCAGCCGCCGTTCCTGGCGCTGGGGCGGCAGCGCGGCGCTGGCGGCATCGGTCGCCGCGATCGCCTTGTTCATGACCCGCGAGCGCCTGCCCGACGCCGCGCCGATCGCGCCGCCGGCACAGGTCGCCAGTTCCGCGTCTCCTGCGCCTGCTGCGCCTGCGGCTCGCATCGCTGTTCCGCAGGTGCCGGCGGCACCGGCGCCGGCCGATCCGCAGGGCGATCTCGGCGCGGCGGTCGCCGCGGCGCCGGCGGTGGCCATCGCCGCGAACCGTCGCCAGGACGCCGCCGCCCGGCGCGGCGCGACCCGTACCCAGCAGGCCGCGCGCAGCAGCGCCGCGCGTGCTGCCGAACCGGCGCGCGCGATCGCCGCGGCCACGCCATCGCGGCCGACGCCTGCATTGCCGCTCGCGCCGACGGCGGCGGGGCCGGTGGTCGCACAGCAGCAACAACACGTCGGCGATCCGTTCGCGCACCAGGCCGCACCGCTGCAGGCACGGCCATGGCCGCGCTCGGCGCTGGCGCCGGCCGCGTCCGGCAGCGAGTTCACCGCCAGTTTCCCGCGCCAGGGCGCGTCGGCGGCGTTCTATCCGTTCGAGCCGCGGTTGCCGGCCGACGCGGCGTCCGCGCCGTTGCCGCAGCAGCCTTGA
- the rpoE gene encoding RNA polymerase sigma factor RpoE gives MADVETPQELDLELVRRVQRGESAAFDVLVRKYQHRIVGLIGRYIADWSECQDVAQDTFIRAYRAMGNFRGDAQFSTWLHRIAVNTAKNYLVAHNRRPPTDDVDVLDAEQFDSGTRLRDTDTPERELMRQELEQTVMKAVDALPEELRTAITLREVDGMSYEDIAQKMGCPIGTVRSRIFRAREAIDAELRPLLDTDSATRERHRV, from the coding sequence ATGGCCGATGTCGAAACACCTCAGGAGCTGGACCTGGAACTGGTCCGGCGCGTGCAGCGCGGCGAGAGCGCGGCGTTCGATGTGCTGGTGCGCAAGTACCAACACCGGATCGTCGGCCTGATCGGGCGCTACATCGCCGACTGGAGCGAATGTCAGGACGTGGCCCAGGACACCTTCATCCGCGCCTACCGCGCGATGGGGAACTTCCGCGGCGACGCCCAGTTCTCTACATGGTTGCACCGTATCGCCGTGAACACCGCCAAGAACTACCTGGTTGCGCACAACCGCAGGCCGCCCACCGACGACGTCGACGTGCTCGACGCCGAGCAATTCGACAGCGGCACGCGCCTGCGCGACACCGACACCCCCGAGCGCGAACTGATGCGCCAGGAGCTGGAACAGACGGTGATGAAGGCGGTCGATGCGTTGCCGGAAGAATTGCGTACCGCCATCACTCTGCGCGAGGTGGACGGGATGAGCTACGAGGACATCGCGCAGAAGATGGGTTGCCCGATCGGCACGGTGCGCTCGCGCATCTTCCGCGCGCGGGAAGCCATCGACGCCGAACTCCGTCCCCTGCTGGATACCGACAGCGCCACTCGTGAGCGACACCGCGTATGA
- a CDS encoding 3-hydroxyacyl-CoA dehydrogenase NAD-binding domain-containing protein: protein MLSGFDGLRFSHWQADIRDDGVVVLSLDRQDAPVNALSQDVLLELGDLLERIAIDPPKGVVIRSAKANGFIAGADLKEFQEFDRRGTVNDAIRRGQATFQKLAELPCPTVAAIHGFCMGGGTEIALACRYRVASSDGATRIGLPETKLGIFPGWGGSARLPRLVGAPAAMDLMLTGRTVSASAARAMGLVDKVAAPAVLLDTAVALALTGSARPFKQRATAWATNTWPARKLLAPQMRKQVARKARKEHYPAPYALIGVWERSGGGGIQARLDAERKAVVKLASTPTARNLIRIFFLTERLKALGGKDHGIRHVHVVGAGVMGGDIAAWSAYKGFEVTLQDREQRFIDGALSRAGELFAKRVKDDSKRPAVAARLKGDLAGDGVPVADLVIEAIIENPQAKRELYQSLEPRMQPNALLSTNTSSIPLTELREHIQRPAQFAGLHYFNPVAQMPLVEIVCHDGLAADNQKRLAAFCKAIDKLPVPVAGTPGFLVNRVLFPYLLEAATAYAEGIPGPALDKAAVKFGMPMGPIELIDTVGLDVAAGVGAELAPFLGLPIPAALQTVEPGKRGKKDGQGLYAWENGRAKKPELAKDYQAPADLEDRLILPLLNEAVACLHEGVVADADLLDAGVIFGTGFAPFRGGPIQHIRAAGADALLERLRALQARYGERFAPRPGWDAPALREPVA from the coding sequence ATGCTCTCAGGCTTCGATGGGCTCCGATTCAGTCACTGGCAAGCGGATATCCGCGACGACGGCGTCGTCGTGCTCAGCCTCGACCGCCAGGACGCGCCCGTCAACGCGCTGTCGCAGGACGTGCTGCTGGAGCTGGGCGACCTGCTCGAGCGCATCGCCATCGACCCGCCCAAGGGCGTGGTGATCCGCTCGGCCAAGGCCAACGGCTTCATCGCCGGCGCGGACCTGAAGGAATTCCAGGAATTCGACCGCCGCGGCACCGTCAACGACGCGATCCGCCGCGGCCAGGCCACCTTCCAGAAACTCGCCGAACTGCCCTGCCCGACCGTGGCCGCGATCCACGGCTTCTGCATGGGCGGCGGCACCGAGATCGCGCTGGCGTGCCGCTACCGGGTCGCCTCCAGCGACGGCGCCACGCGCATCGGCCTGCCCGAGACCAAGCTCGGCATCTTCCCCGGCTGGGGCGGCAGCGCGCGCCTGCCGCGGCTGGTCGGCGCGCCGGCGGCGATGGACCTGATGCTGACCGGGCGCACCGTGTCGGCCTCGGCGGCACGGGCGATGGGCCTGGTCGACAAGGTCGCCGCGCCGGCGGTGCTGCTCGATACCGCGGTGGCGCTGGCCTTGACCGGCAGCGCGCGCCCGTTCAAGCAGCGCGCCACCGCCTGGGCCACCAACACCTGGCCGGCGCGCAAGCTGCTGGCGCCGCAGATGCGCAAGCAGGTGGCGCGCAAGGCGCGCAAGGAACACTACCCCGCGCCGTACGCGCTGATCGGCGTGTGGGAGCGCAGCGGCGGCGGCGGCATCCAGGCGCGGCTGGACGCCGAGCGCAAGGCGGTGGTCAAGCTGGCCAGCACGCCGACCGCACGCAACCTGATCCGCATCTTCTTCCTCACCGAGCGGCTCAAGGCGCTGGGCGGGAAAGACCATGGCATCCGCCACGTGCACGTGGTCGGCGCCGGGGTGATGGGCGGCGACATCGCCGCGTGGTCGGCCTACAAGGGCTTCGAGGTGACCCTGCAGGACCGCGAGCAGCGCTTCATCGATGGCGCGCTGAGCCGCGCCGGCGAGCTGTTCGCCAAGCGGGTCAAGGACGACAGCAAGCGCCCGGCGGTGGCGGCGCGGCTGAAGGGCGACCTGGCCGGCGACGGCGTGCCGGTGGCCGACCTGGTGATCGAGGCGATCATCGAGAACCCGCAGGCCAAGCGCGAGCTGTACCAGTCGCTGGAGCCGCGCATGCAGCCCAATGCGCTGCTCAGCACCAACACCTCCTCGATCCCGCTGACCGAACTGCGCGAGCACATCCAGCGCCCGGCGCAGTTCGCCGGCCTGCACTACTTCAACCCGGTGGCGCAGATGCCGCTGGTGGAGATCGTCTGCCACGACGGCCTGGCCGCGGACAACCAGAAGCGGCTGGCGGCGTTCTGCAAGGCGATCGACAAGCTGCCGGTGCCGGTGGCCGGCACCCCCGGCTTCCTGGTCAACCGGGTGCTGTTCCCGTACCTGCTGGAAGCGGCCACCGCCTACGCCGAGGGCATCCCCGGCCCGGCGCTCGACAAGGCCGCGGTGAAGTTCGGCATGCCGATGGGGCCGATCGAACTGATCGACACCGTGGGCCTGGACGTGGCCGCCGGGGTCGGCGCGGAACTGGCGCCGTTCCTGGGCCTGCCGATTCCCGCGGCGCTGCAGACGGTGGAGCCGGGCAAGCGCGGCAAGAAGGACGGCCAGGGCCTGTACGCCTGGGAGAACGGGCGGGCGAAGAAGCCGGAACTGGCCAAGGACTACCAGGCGCCGGCCGACCTGGAAGACCGCCTGATCCTGCCGCTGCTCAACGAGGCGGTGGCCTGCCTGCACGAGGGCGTGGTCGCCGATGCCGACCTGCTCGACGCCGGGGTGATCTTCGGCACCGGCTTCGCCCCGTTCCGCGGCGGCCCGATCCAGCACATCCGCGCCGCCGGCGCCGATGCGCTGCTGGAACGGCTGCGCGCGCTGCAGGCGCGCTACGGCGAGCGCTTCGCGCCGCGCCCGGGCTGGGATGCGCCGGCGCTGCGCGAGCCGGTGGCCTGA